A part of Aquaspirillum sp. LM1 genomic DNA contains:
- a CDS encoding TerC family protein, which translates to MYGGFFAAVLVMVLIDMFALNRAGQHKVSVREALGWSAIWFTIAMLFNGWLWWHIRSDTSLALDEAARHALADQKALEFLTGYLIEKSLAVDNIFVFLLLFSFFKVPDIYQRRVLVYGVVGAIVMRAIMIAVGAVLVAEFAWILYVFGAFLVFTGLKMMLPEKEEKDDLTNNPVLKWLRRHLRVTEEFHEEKFFIIRNGVRWATPLFLVLVMIELTDLVFAVDSIPAIFSVTQDPFIVMTSNIFAILGLRALYFLLADIADRFHLLKYGLAAVLTFIGMKMLLLEVFHIPVVVSLAVVFLLLTASIVASLLVSRKTAG; encoded by the coding sequence ACATGTTTGCCCTCAACCGCGCCGGCCAGCACAAGGTGAGCGTGCGTGAGGCGCTGGGCTGGTCGGCCATCTGGTTTACCATTGCCATGCTGTTCAATGGCTGGCTGTGGTGGCATATCCGCAGCGATACTTCACTGGCGCTGGACGAGGCTGCCCGCCATGCGCTGGCCGATCAGAAGGCGCTGGAGTTTCTCACCGGCTACCTGATTGAAAAATCGCTGGCAGTGGATAATATCTTTGTGTTTTTGCTGTTGTTCAGCTTTTTCAAGGTGCCGGATATTTACCAGCGCCGGGTACTGGTGTACGGGGTGGTCGGGGCAATTGTCATGCGTGCGATCATGATTGCCGTTGGCGCGGTGCTGGTGGCCGAATTTGCCTGGATTCTGTATGTGTTCGGGGCGTTTCTGGTGTTTACCGGCCTGAAGATGATGCTGCCGGAAAAAGAGGAAAAAGACGACCTGACCAACAACCCGGTGCTGAAATGGCTGCGCCGCCACCTGCGGGTGACCGAAGAATTCCATGAGGAAAAGTTCTTTATCATCCGCAACGGGGTGCGCTGGGCCACGCCGCTGTTTTTGGTGCTGGTAATGATTGAGCTGACCGATCTGGTGTTTGCCGTGGACAGCATTCCGGCGATTTTTTCGGTGACGCAGGATCCGTTCATCGTGATGACCTCGAATATCTTCGCCATTCTGGGCTTGCGTGCGCTGTACTTCCTGCTGGCCGATATTGCCGACCGCTTCCACCTGCTCAAATACGGCCTGGCTGCCGTGCTGACCTTCATTGGCATGAAGATGCTGCTGCTGGAGGTGTTTCATATTCCGGTGGTGGTGTCGCTGGCGGTGGTGTTCCTGCTGCTGACGGCGTCGATTGTGGCGTCCTTGCTGGTCAGCCGCAAAACCGCCGGGTAA
- a CDS encoding fatty acid desaturase, whose amino-acid sequence MEYLNGLIDLPWWGYVLVALGLTHITIASVTIFLHRHQAHRALDLHPLPSHFFRFWLWLTTGMITREWAAIHRKHHARCETPEDPHSPQVLGLKKVLWQGAELYRVACKDRSIMDKFGHGAPDDWIENRLYTPHNGLGIFLMLGLDLLLFGPAGLAIWAVQMVWIPFWAAGVVNGIGHYWGYRNFENEDAATNLVPWGILIGGEELHNNHHTFGTSAKLSYKWYEFDIGWMYIRMLEIARLAKVRRVAPHLALGDTQQVAPLAAETLQTIITNRYAVASQYARQLKTEYAGEIDRLLASAKLPDFHGIHLPKKMKIWLKQDAKDTPDCDRQALDTLLAHSPKLHTIYTMRQELGRLWERSSRSRDELLHDLQDWCTRAEASGIRALREFSLGLRSAA is encoded by the coding sequence ATGGAATACCTGAACGGGTTGATTGATCTGCCGTGGTGGGGGTATGTACTGGTGGCGCTGGGCCTGACCCACATCACCATTGCCTCGGTCACCATCTTCCTGCACCGCCATCAGGCGCATCGCGCGCTCGATCTGCACCCGCTGCCCAGCCATTTTTTCCGCTTCTGGCTGTGGCTGACCACCGGCATGATTACCCGCGAATGGGCAGCGATTCACCGCAAGCACCACGCCCGCTGCGAAACCCCGGAAGACCCGCACAGCCCACAGGTACTTGGCCTGAAAAAAGTGCTGTGGCAAGGTGCCGAGCTGTATCGGGTGGCATGCAAGGACCGCAGCATCATGGACAAGTTTGGCCATGGCGCACCGGATGACTGGATTGAAAACCGCCTGTACACCCCGCACAACGGCCTGGGCATTTTCCTGATGCTGGGTCTTGACCTGCTGCTGTTTGGCCCGGCAGGCCTGGCCATCTGGGCGGTGCAGATGGTGTGGATTCCGTTCTGGGCCGCTGGTGTGGTAAATGGCATTGGCCACTACTGGGGGTATCGCAACTTCGAGAACGAAGACGCTGCCACCAACCTGGTGCCCTGGGGCATCCTGATTGGCGGCGAGGAGCTGCACAACAATCACCACACTTTTGGTACCTCGGCCAAGCTGTCGTACAAATGGTACGAATTCGACATCGGCTGGATGTACATCCGCATGCTGGAAATCGCCCGTCTGGCCAAAGTGCGTCGTGTGGCCCCGCATCTGGCGCTGGGCGACACCCAGCAAGTGGCTCCGCTCGCGGCAGAAACCCTGCAGACCATCATCACCAACCGCTATGCCGTGGCCTCGCAGTATGCCCGCCAGCTGAAAACCGAGTACGCCGGCGAAATCGACCGCCTGCTGGCCTCGGCCAAGCTGCCGGATTTTCACGGAATTCACCTGCCGAAAAAAATGAAGATCTGGCTCAAGCAGGACGCCAAGGACACCCCGGACTGCGATCGCCAAGCGCTGGATACCCTGCTGGCGCACAGCCCCAAGCTGCACACCATTTACACCATGCGCCAGGAGCTGGGCCGCTTGTGGGAACGCTCCAGCCGCTCACGCGATGAGCTGCTGCACGACCTGCAAGACTGGTGCACCCGCGCCGAAGCCAGCGGCATCCGCGCCCTGCGCGAGTTTTCGCTGGGCTTGCGCAGCGCAGCCTGA
- the radC gene encoding DNA repair protein RadC — MSIADWPEDQRPREKLLAKGAASLTDAELLAIFLRTGIRGKNAVELARELIVHFDGSLARLFAASPQAFSAVPGLGLAKFSQLAAVRELADRAMAERLYQDDVLSSPNAVRDYLRLRLGRREREVFVVLCLSAQNRVLAMDELFEGTLTETRVYAREVVRLALLRNAAALIIAHNHPSGASEASQADRLLTQQLQQALALVDIRLLDHVLVAGHQAVSFAEQGWM, encoded by the coding sequence ATGTCAATCGCCGACTGGCCAGAAGACCAACGTCCCCGTGAAAAACTGCTGGCCAAAGGAGCCGCCAGCCTGACCGACGCCGAGTTGCTGGCGATTTTCTTGCGCACTGGCATCCGTGGCAAAAACGCCGTCGAGCTGGCGCGGGAGCTGATTGTCCATTTTGATGGTTCGCTGGCCCGGCTGTTTGCCGCCAGCCCGCAGGCGTTTTCAGCGGTGCCGGGGCTGGGGCTGGCCAAGTTCAGCCAGCTGGCAGCCGTGCGCGAACTGGCCGACCGGGCGATGGCCGAGCGGCTGTATCAGGACGACGTTCTGTCCAGCCCGAATGCGGTGCGCGACTACCTGCGCCTGCGCCTGGGCCGCCGCGAGCGTGAAGTGTTTGTGGTGCTGTGCCTGTCGGCGCAAAACCGGGTGCTGGCCATGGACGAGCTGTTTGAAGGCACGCTGACCGAAACCCGGGTGTACGCGCGTGAAGTGGTGCGGCTGGCGCTGCTGCGCAACGCCGCTGCGTTGATCATTGCCCATAATCACCCGTCTGGTGCCAGCGAAGCCAGCCAGGCTGACCGACTGCTGACCCAGCAACTGCAACAGGCGCTGGCCCTGGTGGATATACGCCTGCTTGACCATGTGCTGGTGGCGGGCCATCAGGCGGTGTCGTTTGCCGAACAGGGCTGGATGTAG